Below is a genomic region from Sorghum bicolor cultivar BTx623 chromosome 9, Sorghum_bicolor_NCBIv3, whole genome shotgun sequence.
ggggaatcttaaaatttttatagatggccccccaaaaaaaaagagagcggAACCCACTAGGTAACGAGGCTGCCTATCAGTTTCCTGGGGACTTCTGGAGTTTGTTCTATGAACCGGACAAATGGACGATGATTATGTGCCCCATTTCTTAAGGCATCAATGCACAGCGTAATAATATGAAACAAAGAGAGATTGTAAAGTGTGCCCCTCTGTGTATGATGCAACTAGTGTTTTTGTTCTGGTCTCGTTACCACCGTCATGGGCAGATGGACTCATGGCATCAGTGAGACAGCGAATGCGAAGACTCTAGCTGGTTCGGCGAGTTTTGTCCATTGTACAGCTGATCTGATAGCGAATTAGCGATGGATACGGCCTCCAACTGTGAAAAACTGGTATGGACTTGGTTATTGACGGATGAAAACGTCAATGGTTGCCGTACCCGTCTTGTCTTTGGCAGCTTCTCTCCTCGCTAGTACGGATTGAACAACGTTGAAACATGGTCGTTTCATGACCTAGATACTAGATATATCTATCCGTCTCTAAATAATTTTCGGTTTTTTATACACTAAATTTAACTAGATTTATAATAATTGTTGGTTTTTTTATACACTAAATTTaactagatttataaaaaatatgtgcaacatttatatctagtgatattaattttatataaaaatattaatattttttaaatattaagttaaagttatttctcagAAAACGAAGTTAAGCACATATGAATTTTAcatgaatcaattcaatttcattttttttaaaaaaatatagggACACAAAAAAATTTGCGTGTTCCATATTCCTTTTCTCCTGCGGTTAAAAACAAttgcaaaaagaaaaaacttcTCTATGAGAAATAAGCTAACTGATAATGATACAGTAGTTCATTTGTTAGCAAATACTCATAGTACACAAGTTAATCGTTGTACGGGAAAAGATTCCGTGTTCCCCTCAGCTTTAAGCACGTCACGTTGGGGCACCCCCGCTCGAGGCTAGAATAATCTGCTCTGCCTGCACGGGCCGGCCACTTTGCTCCAATTTCCCTCGGCAGCTTTGTGCCGTTGCGCGTTTCGGCCGGCAAGTGGATTCGCTCGGCAGCTTTGCGACCTAAAATTAGATATTCTGAGGACGCTGCATTGCATCTGGTTTTGGTTTAACTACCTGTTTGACTCCCGGTGGGACGGCGAAGAATCCGATTTTAATTGGTTCTATAAACAGGGCATTCGGGTCTCGttgagttccaaaatttttagcaaaataaACACCgtattatttttgtttatattttataaatattatcCCATCATAAAATAAcatatgtaccgcaagattcgatgtaatagaaaaatctgaaaaaatttacaaaattttttaagaactaaagaaggcctgaGCTTATGAAGAAGAAATCATTGAGCGAGACACGGATTAGGCAGAGTGGCGGAAGGTCGTGCGCCTAAACCCAATAATTGAAAGAAGATCAGCCAAAATCCCAACATCATCAAACAAAGGGTCAACCATTTCGCCAAGGGTGGAATCAAAAATGGAATGCACGCCACCAGATCTGGCAGGGGAGCATTGAAAATTTAGCAACAGCAATAATAGATTATCCAATTTCATCATCAAGTAGCAGTAGTACAATGCATAAACGCTTCGCGGATCTGCGCCATTCCAGCGCAGATCGGAAATGGTTTCAGGACGGCGGGCTCCGGATCCTATCGGAGCacggagcagagcagagcagagcaggggAGGGGGGCGCCTCGTAAAACCGGCAGATCCCTCACCCTCCTGctccacgacgacgacgataaTGGGGGGAGAGGAGGGGAAACAAACACATCCCCGACCCCCGAAACGGAAAGGAAACGACTGGTAGGTATATACAACACACGACGACAATGGGTGGAGCTCTAGATCTACGGCGACGTCGGCGACTTGCTTCCCGGCCGGGCGGGCTTCCGGTTTAGGCGGAGCGGGCGAGGCGGGAGGCGATGGCGGAGTGGTACATGGCGTCGTGGAAGGACTCGGTCTGCGCCATCCGCGCACGCAGCTGCCGGGCCTTCTCCTCCGTCAGGCCACCCACGAACTGCCTGCCGCGCGCGCCCGCCTCGTCGTCCTGCgccaccgccggcgccggcgccggggccTCGAGGTAGTCGGCCTTCCCCGACCACCCCAGCAGCGGCGCCCACCACCTGCCGCCCTCCGTCGCCCCAGCCGCGCGGACCaccccagcggcggcggcggcggcgcgcggacGGACAGACGAAGGAGACCCCGTCGCCGCCGGGCGGGCGGCCAAGGGAACGGAGGAGACCGGTGCGCACGGTGCCATCGCCATTCCGATCGGCCGGTTGCTTCCTTCTCCGCGAggctttgctttgcttgggtGTTGCGATTGCGATGCGAGAGGCGAGATTGGTGATTGCTGATGGAGGCTCCCCGCGGGGTCGGCCTGGCATTTATAGCAGCCGGGAACGGAGCGGGTGCGGGTGCGGGTGCGGGTACGGGTGGATTATGGATAAGAAAGACCACCGCGTCGCGTGGACACGTTGGTGGTCCGCATCGTGAAAACGCGGTGCGTAACGGTTGCTTTTATTTCTGGCGGGCCCCATCCCCCCTGGGAAGGCCACTGATGCGTGGGTCCAGGCTGTGGGGCCGTGGCCTTCGTGCGGTGCTCCCTCTCGCTGCCTCTTGTGCCGtgatgacggtgatgccggtTAATGCTGGGGGAGCACGCGGGATGACCTTCTCGAATTAGGTCTTCTAGAATAGAATAGAGGCCTTCctatctgattttttttt
It encodes:
- the LOC8080955 gene encoding uncharacterized protein LOC8080955 yields the protein MAMAPCAPVSSVPLAARPAATGSPSSVRPRAAAAAAGVVRAAGATEGGRWWAPLLGWSGKADYLEAPAPAPAVAQDDEAGARGRQFVGGLTEEKARQLRARMAQTESFHDAMYHSAIASRLARSA